One segment of Manihot esculenta cultivar AM560-2 chromosome 4, M.esculenta_v8, whole genome shotgun sequence DNA contains the following:
- the LOC110612843 gene encoding zinc-regulated protein 8, with protein MPFAFMGCGVSKIDLKEAGQIYPIRSLRRRSSLNDSDSSSRKNRKSVSSVNSEGGGFMKRVIGSNEKERGVERDLEAGNDLAISRSKQPQGETMELKESPKEKTKSQNKDHDHDHDPNDDDDDHHPEDMRPSNADERSASILYSPGSPSFRVYCVTDMMIASYEDNDDDEEREESKTNKENNKGPEIPPAKRGRKGRGFRSAMNMGGPARGLRGVLQRGGSAGKNILSANSCRIQTSSPSNNESTAKLIAKAG; from the exons ATGCCCTTCGCCTTCATGGGTTGTGGCGTTTCCAAGATAGACCTTAAAGAGGCAGGACAAATCTATCCGATTAGATCCCTTCGTCGGAGAAGTAGTCTTAATGATTCCGATTCTTCATCCAGAAAGAATCGAAAAAGTGTTTCATCGGTAAACAGCGAAGGTGGTGGTTTCATGAAAAGGGTGATCGGTTCAAATGAGAAAGAGAGAGGTGTGGAGAGAGATTTAGAAGCTGGTAACGATCTTGCCATCTCTCGTTCTAAGCAACCTCAAGGTGAGACAATGGAGCTGAAAGAATCTCCCAAGGAAAAAACAAAGTCTCAAAATAAGGATCATGATCATGATCATGATCCtaacgatgatgatgatgatcatCACCCAGAAGATATGAGGCCAAGCAATGCAGACGAAAGATCAGCAAGCATATTATACAGTCCTGGATCTCCTAGTTTCAGAGTTTATTGTGTTACTGACATGATGATTGCTTCCTACGAAG ataatgatgatgatgaagaacgAGAAGAAAGTAAAACAAATAAGGAGAATAACAAG GGACCGGAGATTCCACCGGCGAAAAGAGGGAGGAAGGGAAGAGGGTTCAGGAGTGCGATGAACATGGGCGGACCAGCTCGAGGACTCCGAGGTGTATTGCAAAGAGGTGGATCTGCAGGCAAAAATATACTCAGTGCCAACTCTTGCAGAATTCAGACTTCTTCGCCTTCTAATAATGAGAGCACTGCTAAATTGATTGCAAAAGCTGGCtga